The genomic window TACAGCCGCTACGCTAAGCGCCGCAACGGGCTTGCCGTGCTTACCATATATCGGGACGCCGATGCCGCTCATGCCCGGCATGACTTGGCCATCGATCGCGGAATAGCCGCTTGCCTGTGCTGTCAGCATCAGTTCGCGGAGCGACTCCCCATCAATTTGAAGAGTGGAAAACCTGGCACGATGCGTCGTGATGATCCGGTCGATTTCATCGTCCCCCAAGAAGGCCAAAATGGCTATCCCGCCGGTGTTCGTCCCCAGCAGCCTGCGTTCGCCGACGCTCAGCGTAAGCGTCTTGATAGGGTAGCTCCCTTCAGCGCGCGCAAAGCACACCGCCTCATCTCCTCGGCGAACCATGAAATAGACCGTATCTTCGGTTTCGTCAGCGACTCGCTGCGCATAGGGCTTCACGCGTTGGGCGAGTTCGAAGCGCGCGCTCGCTGCAGTCGACCACGCGAGGATGCGGTCGCCCAGAAAAAAGCGCGCTGAATCGCCATCGAACGCAGCGAGCCCCTGTGCCGTCAGGCCTGCGAGGCAGCGATGTGTAACCGTCTTGCTGAGGCCTGTGCGCCGTACGACGTCGACAAGACGGGCCCCTTCGGCAGCCGCCTCCGCGAGCACGTCCAGCACCAGAGTCATTCGCTCGATGTTCTGATGGTGCTTCGGGTCTCCCGAGGCAGCCTTCTCGTCGGCGTCGAAAGGTCCCGAGGCTGGGCGAGTTCGTTTCATCGTCACCGCGTCCTTGGCAACCATGCCGATCGTCTTGGCCATCTTGGATGCCTTTGCAGTCTGCCGGCGAAAG from Hyphomicrobiales bacterium includes these protein-coding regions:
- a CDS encoding IclR family transcriptional regulator, translated to MSSFRRQTAKASKMAKTIGMVAKDAVTMKRTRPASGPFDADEKAASGDPKHHQNIERMTLVLDVLAEAAAEGARLVDVVRRTGLSKTVTHRCLAGLTAQGLAAFDGDSARFFLGDRILAWSTAASARFELAQRVKPYAQRVADETEDTVYFMVRRGDEAVCFARAEGSYPIKTLTLSVGERRLLGTNTGGIAILAFLGDDEIDRIITTHRARFSTLQIDGESLRELMLTAQASGYSAIDGQVMPGMSGIGVPIYGKHGKPVAALSVAAVSPRLQGERRSAIVARLKTEATRLEKELLPFLL